In the Engystomops pustulosus chromosome 2, aEngPut4.maternal, whole genome shotgun sequence genome, one interval contains:
- the LOC140119388 gene encoding uncharacterized protein, protein MEDDEVMEETLVEVFKIEELEEELWQMAEKNIGEVEETEVEEFNIRELEDLEQELWERAEKNIGGEESAEEEVEETLVEVFNIRESEEEEGDWKKMVRNGNIWNDSEDEEEEDEDAETLDWWWRVLGSEAPIRIRMIRTVPSFILDTIEEEDEPEEEEEVGSSRPSTQPRRRWWTPKCLQRRSRKKTKSSGGRGEQRFSSFFRFFLCCFSSRTRD, encoded by the exons ATGGAGGACGacgaggtgatggaggagacgtTGGTGGAGGTTTTTAAGatcgaggagttggaggaggagttgTGGCAGATGGCGGAGAAGAACATCGGAGAGGTGGAGGAGACAGAGGTGGAAGAGTTTAACATCAGGGAGTTGGAGGATTTGGAGCAGGAGTTGTGGGAGAGAGCGGAGAAGAACATCGGAGGGGAAGAGAGTGcggaagaggaggtggaggagacgcTGGTCGAGGTGTTTAACATCAGGGAGagtgaggaagaggagggggattggaagaagatggtgagaaatggaaacatctggaatgacagtgaggatgaagaggaggaggacgaggatgCAGAGACATTGGA TTGGTGGTGGCGAGTGCTGGGATCCGAAGCCCCGATACG GATAAGGATGATCCGGACGGTTCCATCTTTTATACTGGACACCAT TGAAGAGGAAGATGaacccgaggaggaggaggaggtggggtcgAGCCGCCCGTCTACCCA GCCGAGGCGCAGGTGGTGGACACCAAAGTGTCTTCAGAGACGCAGCAGGAAGAAGAC CAAGAGcagtggaggaagaggagagcagAGATTTTCGAG cttcttccgGTTCTTCCTGTGCTGCTTCAGTTCTCGTACCAGAGATTAG